A genomic window from Scomber scombrus chromosome 18, fScoSco1.1, whole genome shotgun sequence includes:
- the LOC133999793 gene encoding tryptase-2-like, translated as MASCKLLAVLVLVHNFEGLLGAEVKSSIIGGNDAANGKWEWMVQLNITSDGTIMWGCGGTVLNDWWVLTAASCWDDELKVNLARAMVLVGVHSLDDGAKRYMGVQHVIKHPQYRSFKGGSVNNIALIKLKKKLILKSKTEQVTLPYDNEDFDESSECWVTGWGKVGTSELPYPRTLQEVKVPIVPTDVCKAEYYWLTSDVLCAGDMSGNKDACKGDEGGPLVCKTRRGLVQAGIVSYGNAEGCGRPNHPSVYTRVSKFLTFINGYIHRGEDASAEV; from the exons ATGGCTTCCTGCAAACTGCTCGCTGTGCTTGTGCTGGTCCACAACTTTGAAG GTTTGCTTGGGGCTGAGGTGAAGAGCTCCATCATTGGGGGAAATGATGCTGCAAATGGCAAATGGGAGTGGATGGTGCAACTAAACATCACAAGTGATGGCACCATTATGTGGGGCTGTGGCGGCACCGTTCTCAACGATTGGTGGGTGCTGACTGCTGCATCATGCTGGGATGA TGAACTTAAGGTTAACTTGGCTCGAGCAATGGTTTTGGTCGGCGTACACAGCCTGGATGATGGGGCTAAACGTTACATGGGTGTACAACATGTCATCAAACACCCGCAGTACAGATCCTTTAAGGGTGGCTCTGTGAACAACATCGCCCTTATCAAGCTGAAGAAAAAGCTGATACTCAAATCCAAAACTGAACAAGTGACTCTGCCCTACGACAATGAAGACTTTGATGAATCATCTGAGTGTTGGGTCACTGGCTGGGGGAAAGTTGGGACAAGTG AACTGCCGTATCCAAGAACCCTTCAGGAGGTGAAGGTTCCCATCGTCCCCACTGATGTTTGCAAGGCAGAGTATTATTGGCTGACTTCTGATGTGCTTTGTGCAGGGGACATGTCAGGCAACAAGGATGCCTGCAAG GGGGATGAGGGTGGCCCACTGGTGTGTAAGACTCGCAGAGGCCTCGTGCAGGCGGGCATCGTGAGTTATGGTAATGCTGAAGGCTGTGGTCGCCCTAACCACCCTAGCGTCTACACCAGAGTGTCCAAGTTTCTGACCTTCATCAACGGTTACATCCACCGTGGCGAGGACGCTTCAGCCGAGGTCTAA
- the dus1l gene encoding tRNA-dihydrouridine(16/17) synthase [NAD(P)(+)]-like gives MAKLQGFEFWKKTLKEAAYVVAPMVDQSELAWRLLSRRHGAQLCYTPMLHAQVFVRDANYRRENLYNEVCQEDRPLITQFCANDPAVFIKAALLAQEHCDAIDLNLGCPQMIAKRGHYGVFLQDEWELLEKMVKEANEKLSVPITCKIRVFKDIEKTVRYAQMLEKAGCQLLTVHGRTKDQKGAVTGIASWEHIKAVRKAVNIPVFANGNIHHMSDVERCIQETGVQGVMSAEGNLHNPALFEGRSPPVWEMAEEYLEVVKQYPPCSLSYIRAHLFKLWHHTLQIHQDLREELAKVKTIEALAGISKQLRLRCQEEIARGKDGDEKESSLPFPHWICQPYVRPPPKEPVANGNGQDSEGKKAVCQKRALEDSDGTADRLSKNKQKKRSRNPNKNFCLEQKPKYIKCEQCGNPKGNKCVFNLCRGCCKKKAFKEVADCPSHGLRFKTKAEKRKAEEEEEEKKKEGTETERSCSSPQPLPEPPTELQEKSKAQLPL, from the exons ATGGCCAAGCTCCAGGGCTTCGAGTTCTGGAAGAAGACCCTGAAGGAAGCGGCCTACGTGGTGGCGCCCATGGTGGACCAGAGCGAGCTGGCCTGGCGCCTGTTGAGCCGTCGGCACGGGGCTCAGCTCTGTTACACCCCCATGCTGCACGCTCAGGTGTTTGTTCGCGACGCCAATTACAGAAGAGAAAACCTCTACAATGAGGTGTGTCAGGAGGACAGGCCTCTGATCACACAG TTTTGTGCCAATGATCCAGCGGTGTTCATTAAGGCGGCGCTGCTGGCTCAGGAACACTGCGACGCCATCGACCTCAACCTGGGCTGTCCACAGATGATCGCTAAAAGag GCCACTATGGAGTTTTCCTACAAGATGAATGGGAGCTGTTAGAGAAAATGG TGAAGGAAGCCAATGAAAAGCTCTCAGTGCCCATCACGTGTAAGATCCGCGTGTTCAAAGATATTGAAAAGACGGTCCGATACGCTCAGATGCTGGAGAAAGCTGGATGTCAG CTGCTTACAGTTCACGGCAGAACCAAAGACCAAAAAGGAGCAGTGACCGGTATCGCCAGCTGGGAGCACATCAAAGCCGTACG gaAGGCAGTAAATATTCCTGTGTTTGCTAATGGCAACATTCATCACATGAGTGATGTGGAGCGCTGCATTCAGGAGACGGGAGTACAGGGGGTCATGAGTGCAG AGGGGAACCTCCATAATCCTGCACTGTTTGAAGGACGCAGCCCCCCCGTGTGGGAGATGGCTGAGGAGTATTTAGAAGTGGTGAAGCAGTACCCCCCCTGCAGCCTGTCCTACATACGAGCCCACCTGTTCAAGCTTTGGCACCACAC GCTACAGATCCACCAGGACCTAAGGGAGGAGTTGGCCAAGGTGAAGACCATCGAGGCTTTGGCTGGTATCAGCAAGCAGCTGCGTCTGCGCTGTCAG GAGGAGATAGCTAGAGGAAAGGATGGGGACGAGAAGGAGAGCAGCCTGCCCTTCCCTCACTGGATCTGCCAGCCGTACGTCAGACCACC GCCAAAGGAGCCGGTCGCCAACGGTAATGGGCAGGATTCAGAGGGGAAGAAGGCAGTGTGTCAGAAGAGGGCGCTGGAGGACTCTGACGGGACCGCAGACAGGCTCTCCAAAAACAAGCAGAAGAAGAGATCCCGCAACCCCAACAAGAACTTCTGTCTTGAGCAGAAAC CAAAGTACATCAAATGCGAACAGTGTGGGAACCCAAAG GGAAACAAGTGTGTCTTCAACCTGTGTCGAGGCTGCTGTAAGAAGAAGGCTTTCAAGGAGGTGGCAGACTGTCCaa GCCATGGGCTGAGGTTCAAGACCAAGGCAGAGAAACGGAaagctgaagaggaggaggaggagaagaaaaaagagggaacagagacggagagaagcTGCAGCTCTCCTCAACCTCTCCCAGAGCCCCCCACAGAGCTGCAGGAGAAGTCGAAGGCACAGCTGCCACTATGA
- the cln3 gene encoding battenin, protein MERTASVNADPPQPSDSHGRWRNWIGFWFLGLCNNFAYVVMLSAAHDILKKQQSENATEPTSTIAFGVDFQGGKSSNSSRYDCNPVSTAAVLLADILPTLLIKLCAPFVIHKMPYGVRVLFCVAMAATSFLLVSFSSAVWMSILGVIFASIGSGLGELSFLSLTVYFSRDVLAGWGSGTGGAGVAGALLYSSLTQAGLSPQITLLIMLVVPCLMLISYFVLLDPPPSLPQWKNSETEHAAVDSEDRQQLMDGSDEDEQDKSTRAAHSTGPLTFTEKLHVIKGLLKFVGPLGLVYFAEYFINQGLMELLYFPTFFLSHAAQYRWYQTLYQVGVLVSRSSLCCVKIRRVWVLSLLQVVNAVLLLFAVGYLFLPSAWLVFAIILYEGLLGGAAYVNTFYFISKETEDRQREFAMAAASVGDSLGIALAGLAAFPIHRHFCSL, encoded by the exons ATGGAGCGGACAGCCAGCGTCAACGCGGATCCTCCTCAGCCCTCTGACAGCCATG GTCGTTGGCGCAACTGGATTGGTTTTTG GTTCCTCGGATTGTGCAACAACTTTGCTTATGTGGTAATGCTGAGCGCCGCTCATGACatccttaaaaaacaacagtcagaaaaCGCCACAGAACCT ACTTCAACAATCGCATTTGGTGTGGACTTTCAAGGTGGGAAAAGCAGCAACAGTAGCCGCTATGACTGCAACCCTGTATCTACTGCG GCTGTGCTGTTAGCCGACATCCTCCCAACACTCCTCATCAAGCTGTGTGCTCCCTTTGTAATCCACAAAATGCCTTATGG TGTCCGAGTGTTGTTCTGCGTCGCCATGGCAGCAACAAGTTTCCTCCTCGTGTCTTTCTCCTCAGCTGTGTGGATGAGCATTTTGG GAGTGATCTTTGCCAGTATCGGTTCTGGGCTGGGAGAATTGTCCTTCCTGTCACTCACTGTCTACTTCAGCAG GGATGTACTGGCGGGCTGGGGCTCAGGTACTGGTGGCGCCGGTGTTGCAGGAGCCCTCCTATACTCAAGCCTCACCCAAGCTGGCCTGTCACCCCAAATTACACTCCTCATCATGCTGGTGGTCCCGTGTCTTATGTTAATTAG CTATTTTGTCCTGCTGGATCCTCCGCCTTCATTACCTCAGTGGAAAAACAGCGAGACAGAACATGCAGCTGTGGACTCAGAGGACAGACAGCAGCTGATGGATGGATCGGATGAAGATGAGCAGGACAAATCAACCCGAG CAGCCCACAGTACTGGACCTCTCACCTTCACAGAGAAACTGCATGTCATCAAA GGCTTGCTGAAGTTTGTGGGTCCTCTGGGACTGGTCTATTTTGCTGAGTACTTCATCAACCAGGGCTTG ATGGAACTCCTGTATTTCCCAACGTTTTTCCTGTCCCACGCAGCGCAGTATCGCTG GTATCAGACGCTGTATCAAGTGGGTGTGCTGGTGTCTCGGTCCTCGCTGTGCTGTGTGAAGATCAGGAGAGTGTGGGTACTGTCTCTGCTACAG GTGGTGAATGCAGTGCTGCTTCTGTTCGCAGTGGGTTACCTGTTCCTGCCCAGCGCCTGGCTGGTGTTTGCCATAATCCTATATGAGGGTCTGCTGGGTGGAGCTGCGTATGTCAACACCTTCTACTTCATCAGCAAGGAG actgaagacagacagagggagttTGCCATGGCTGCTGCAAGTGTAGGAGACAGTCTGGGTATAGCACTGGCTGGACTGGCTGCTTTCCCCATCCACAGACACTTCTGCTCTCTATGA